GATGACTAGTCCATTTTTGTCCACTATCTGATCGGCTGTAAGACTCTGTGTCCTTCTCAGTTTTGTCATCATTAGAAACTATTTGAGTTGCCAATCTCTCTTGCCTTTCAGCGACTGCAATGTGATAATCACGTAACAGTTCCTCATGATCTAAATCAACCGCTTCAGCATATTTTTTGATATAGGAAATTTCATAAGATTTACTTGGTAAAAGTGAAAACTGATCCATTTCCATGGATAGAAGATAAGAGGATTTTATACCAGTTAAGGCTTCAAGGTCATCGAGACTATAATGTTTAGATTCGCGACCATCTCTTAACTGCGTTCCAACTGATTTTTTTATCATGTGTCAACCCCTCATTTCTAATCCATTTCGTTAATCTCTAGTATATCAAAAAATCCATCATTTTCCCATGACTTATTTTGGAAAAATAGTAACAGTAGTTGCTTCCATATGAGATACAAAATGGTTTGCTATCTTATGAATATCTTCCAATGATATCTTACGGATAAGTTCTCCTGTTTCCAAGTAATCTGTACCATCCGCCAAAGCAAGTGTCATTTGATTGGCTAACTGATCAATCGAATCTAAAGATTTTATAAAATCACCATACATTTCTTTTTTTAAAAGGATCAGATGTTCTTCTGAAAAGTCAGCATTTGTTGCAAATGTTTGGAATAATTTCTTCACTTTCCTAGTCATCGCAATCGGCTGATCCGTATCAAAAGTAATTGTCACAAATTTAAATTGTGAGGTGACTTCAAGGTGGAAATCAAAAGAATAATCAATTAGCCCATTATCATACCAATCCTGATAAGTCTCAGAAGTCCACCCCAATAACATAGATAAAAATAACCTCAAACCTAGCTTATAGCAATGATAAGTTATTCCTTCTAACTCATTTACGACCCTAAAGCCCAAACCTAGCTTAGGTTGCGTAACATCCATTGACAAACGACTTGATGTAACAATAGGATGTATTTGGAGTGGCATAACAGCTACTGACCTCTCATTGACATCTTTGTTTACAAAACCGTCAATATCATTGACAACATCGTCAACTTCAATTTTACCTACAATAACCATTGTTAATTGATTCAGTTGATAAAAATAATCATGAGCAGAGGTTAAATCACTTAAGCAAATTTGTTCTACAGTCTGCTCATTGCCTGCAATGTCTTCACTCAAGGCTGTATTGGGATATAGATTAGCTAAAAGAGCCTTATTCATCTGATAGTCACTATCATCTTCATACATCAAAATTTCATTTTGAATAATTGGCCGTTCCTCATCAACACTCTCATGTGTCATATGCCTTTCTCTAACTAAAGTAATCAGTTGTTTGATACCTTCCTTAATCTCATTAACTGTTGAAAAATAGTAAACTGTTTGCTGGTAAGTCGTAAAGGCATTGGCCTCTGCTCCCAGAGCTGTAAAATCTTCTAAAGCATCTTTCCCATCACTCATTTCAAAAATCTTATGTTCTAAAAAATGAGCCACCCCAAAAGGATAATCTACTTGACCATCAGCAAGTTTAATGGAGCTAGCAGTAGACCCAAAATTGGTTGCAATCATCACTTGCTTTTCATTAAAGTTTGGACGAGGTATCAAGACCAACTGTAAACCACAGTCAAGCTTTACACGCTGAACGAACAGTTTCAACTCTGGATATTCGCGATTATTTCTCTGCAATCTTAAGCGCTCCCTTCTAGAGTATATATGGCTTGTAACTTCATTCTTTTAGCAACGGCAATGATAGACTCTTTACTAACATTGTCAATCTCTGTCAATAAATTGTCAAGTGAGTTATCTCTATTAAAATAGTGGCGATGATAGGCTAGCTCAATGGATTGTTTAGGGTAATCCTGAGCAGCTAATAGCTGATTTTTTAACACAATTTTTGCTTGCTCAATTTCATCTTTTGTCATTTTTCCTAAACGCAATTCTTTAGTCTGTTTTAAAATCAGTCGTAAAGCTAAGGTTTTATTCGCTTTTTGAATCCCCGCATAGATAGTGAATAATTGTGAAAACGAATCGTAGTGACTTCCGATAGCATAAGCCAATCCCTTCTTCTCTCTAACATTAACAAATAACTTGGAAGTAGGTAGTTCACCCAACAAAGCATTGTAAACGGCAACCGATGCCATTTCTTTATCACCATAGCTAAAAGGTAGATGATAACCAATCTTTAAAATACTTTGCTTACTTTCTTTCTGCTCCAAATATTCTGAAATGACATTAGTATAATCTTGCTTGTAAAGTAACGTTAAATCTAAATGACGTTCTTTGAATGGAAACTGGTGGAAAATCTTGATGACTTCATAATCATCAAAGTCACCAACGATAAAAATATCAATTTGATCATGTTGCAACATGCGTTGAAATTCTTGATAAGTTGTGAATGAATTTTCTTTTTCCAAGAGTTCTTTAGTTGTCAAGGTTGACAAAGCCTGACAATCATCACCAAAAAATTGTCTTTTAAGTTCTTGGTCAGCTACATAAAACAAATCTTCATTTTCAGTGTCAATCGCTGCCATAACATTTTGTTTTTCTAATTCAAAACTAGAAGGCTGGTATTGCTCTGTCGTGATTAAAGGATTGAACAAAATCTCTTTAAAGACATCTAGTAATTCTTCTAATAACGAATGCGATTCAAAACTATAGGCATCACTAATCACCGAGGCATCAATGTCAACGCAATGTGTATACCCTTTTGTCATAACGTTAGTTGACAAGCTTGCACCGTAAAGGCTAGCTAATTTTTTTCGCAAATGGCGATTGGTTGGGTAAGCTTTACTGGCAGTCTCTAGCATTTGAGCAACTAAAACTCTTCTTGCTACATTTTTCCTATCCAAGTAACCACTAAAACGGCATTTGACCTGAACAGTTTTCAAAGATTCATTCTTAATGAGGTGCAAATTGACACCTTTGACAATTTCCATTTAAGCTCCTTTGAGAAAGAGTAGTTCCATAAATTATACCATTTTTTATGGTATAATGGCTTCAAATAAGATATGGAGAGACTAATGGATTACAAACTATTTGACGACTATATTACTCTACAAGCTCTTTTAAAAGAAACTGGTATCATCCAAAGTGGAGGTGCTATAAAGGGCTATTTGGCTGACAATACTGTCCTATTTAATGGTCAAGATGAAAAACGTCGTGGGAAAAAATTACGTCGTGGGGACAAAGTTGAACTGCTTAGCCAGGGTATCACGATTACACTTATTCAGCCAAATGAAGAAGAATTTAAACAGCACCAGCTTGATTTAGAAGAAAAAAATCGAGTAGCTGAATTGGTGAAAAAAATGAATAAAAACAATAAGAAACAGGTCAAAAAAGCTAATACAACATCAAAAACTGCCAGACAAACTAAAAAACCTGTGCGCTTCCCTGGGATGTAAATCATGTGGATTGAAAGCATTACTCTCAACCATTATCGTAATTACCAAGATATCTCTGCTCATTTTTCACAAAACCTTAACGTCTTTATCGGTCGTAATGCCCAAGGAAAGACGAACTTTTTAGAAGCTATCTACTTTTTATCCCTGACACGTAGTCATCGTACGCGCTCCGATAAAGAATTGATTGCTTTTAATCAAGATAATCTCCATCTTTCTGGCATTGTTCATAAACAAAATGGTAAAGTGCCCTTAGAAATTCACCTATCAGATAAAGGGCGCATTACAAAGGTCAATCATTTAAAACAAAATCGCTTGTCAGATTACATCGGGAATTTAACAGTCGTTTTATTTGCTCCTGAAGATTTACAGCTGATTAAAGGCTCACCTAGTTTAAGGCGAAAGTTTTTAGATATTGACTTGGGGCAGATTAAAACTATCTATTTATCAGATTTAAGCCAATACAATCATGTCTTAAAACAACGGAATGCCTATTTAAAAAATACTGAGAAAGTTGACACCACCTTTTTATCAGTCTTAGATGAACAACTGGCTGACTTTGGTAGTCGCGTTATGATACATAGACATCAGTTCATTAAAGATTTGGAAATAGAGGCGGCTAAGCATCATGCCACTATTTCAGAAGATACAGAGGTACTAAAAATCACTTACGATTCTTCTGTGAAGTTTACAGATTTGTCAACTTTACGCCAAGATTTTTTACAACAACTGACAAATCAACATCGACGTGATATCTTCAAAAAAAATACTGGTATCGGTCCGCATCGAGATGACATGTCCTTTTTTATCAATGATATGAATGCTAGCTTCGGTAGTCAAGGTCAACATCGTAGCTTGATTCTCTCTTTAAAAATGGCTGAAATTGAACTGATTAAACAATCAACAGGAGACTATCCCATTCTTTTACTTGACGATGTTATGAGTGAGCTTGACAATCACCGTCAAGCAAAATTACTCGAAGCCGTCTTAAAAGAAAATGTGCAAACATTTATTACCACAACAAGTCTGGATCATCTTAAACAAGTTCCAGAGAATATGACTGTCTTTACCATTAATCAAGGTACAATAAAATCAGGTTCCTAAACAGAACCTGATTTTTTAATATGATTTTACAATACCTAATAGGACTGCTCCAATAACAAATAAAACTGTGCCAATAAAAATCCATTGGAGTTCTTTTTTGGTCTTTTTTTCCCCAAGAAAGAGAATACTTGCTGCAATAGAAATAACCGTCCCCAATTGTGAAAAACTAAAAGCAATTGCCAAGCCAGCTTGAGCGGCGGCAAGTAACATAAAGATGTTACCAGTTCCCCATAGCAAACCAACAACAGAATTTTTTAGAACAACAGGCTCAAAAGCAACATTCCCTCTCATAAAGAAGAGCGCCCCTAAAAACATCCCAACTGCCATTGGCAGTAAAACAGAAAGGGCATCGAATTTCATGATATTGTTAAATAAAACAGCATAAGAAACATAGCCGAGGGTTGAATAAGTCAAAGCTCTAAAACCTTTTGGAAAATCTCTCTCTGCCAAACCTTCAATAGACTCTGATTTATCCTGACGACTTGAAAAGTAGAAACCAACAAGCAAAATCACAAGCGCTGATAAACCAAGAACAAATTGAATTGCTTTTGTCCATTCATGAAAAACAAGAGCTCCAACTAAGCTACCTAATAGCAACTGAGAACCACTTGAAAGAGGTTGTGCTACAGAAACACCCATATACTTCATGGCATGAAATTGACCATTTTGCCCAACGGACCAAAGTAATCCTCCAATAATACCAAAAATCCAGAGCGCCCACGTCATTTCAGGTCTAACAACAATCCAAGAAACAAGTGCAAATAAAAGTGCTCCGATTGTTAAACCAAGTGTTTGTTGATTGGCAGTGCCACCAATCTTGTTTGATGTAAATCCAATCAATCCCCATGTAAACATAGGAATCAATGCAAAAATAATACCTTCCACAATAGATACCTTTCATTAAAAAATGTCATTAAATATATGCTCTTAACATCATAGGCAAACCATGACTGAGCATTATGATAAAAATCATAACTAAAATACTTTAATAAAGTTTACTCGCCTTGTCAATGGTTTTATTTATTTCTAATGTCAAAACATTTCTTATTTTTGTAAGTCACCAAAAAGAGACTAGAGTAAAAAATCCTAGTCTCTCAATTCTTATTAAATAGCTGATCAATATTCAGTGGTTAAGTGGGTTCCATTGCTCTAATTTTATCAGTTTTTACAGTTCCACACCACTCTGCAAACGTGAAACAAAGAAATCAACCGCTTTACATTACTGATTTTTTGTCGCCCTCTCTTTGAATATCTATTCCCTAGTGGACAGAGTAGTTAGGAGCTTCATTTGTGATTTGAACATCATGTGGATGGCTTTCTTTTAGGCCTGCACCTGACATTTCAACGAATTGAGCATTTTCGCGAAGTTCTTGAAGGTTAGCAGCTCCAACATAACCCATTCCTGAACGGATTCCTCCAAGCATTTGGAAGACAATGTCGGCTGCAGAACCTTTATAAGCAACACGTCCTTCGATACCTTCTGGAACAAGTTTATTAGCTTCATTAACAGCACCTTGGAAGTAACGGTCACTTGAGCCTTTCTTCATGGCTGCAATCGACCCCATACCACGGTATGATTTGTATTTACGACCTTGGAAAATTTCTGTTTCACCTGGCGCTTCATCTGTACCAGCAAACATTGATCCAAGCATGACAGCATTACCGCCAGCTGCAAGAGCTTTGACAATATCCCCTGAATACTTGATTCCACCATCAGCAATAATCGTTTTACCATACTCACGCGCAACACTAGCAGCATCATAAATAGCTGTGATTTGAGGAACACCAACACCCGCAACAACACGCGTTGTACAGATTGATCCTGGTCCGATACCAACTTTAACCACATCGACACCAGCATCATAAAGGGCACGTGCTCCTTCTGCTGTCGCAATGTTACCAGCAATCAATGTTTTGGTTGGGAAGTGTGCTCGGATTTCAGCAATTTTACGAAGAACACCTGCTGAATGACCATGCGCTGTATCAATAACAATAGCATCTGCACCTGCTTCAAATAGAGCTTCAGCACGTTCAAAAGTATCTGACGTAACTCCTACAGCCCCTGCAACCAAAAGACGACCAAATTCATCCTTAGCAGCATTAGGGAACTCAATAACTTTTTCAATATCCTTGATAGTAATCAATCCTGAAAGACGACCTTGCTCATCAACAAGTGGTAACTTTTCGATACGATGTTTATGGAGAATACGCTCAGCTGTAGCCAAATCAGTACCAACTTCTGCAGTAATAAGATTCTCACTTGTCATATGTTCTGAAATAAAGGAATTATAGTCTGAGATAAAACGCATGTCGCGGTTAGTGATAATTCCAACCAATTTACGGTTATCCATAGAGTCTACAATAGGAACACCACTAATACGATAGCGTTGCATGAGGTCTTCCGCTTCATGAACTTTTTGATTTGGCGTTAAGAAAAATGGATCAATAATAACGCCATTTTCCGAACGTTTAACTTTACGCACTTCTTCTGCTTGAGCTTGAACTGACATGTTTTTATGAACAACACCAAGTCCACCCGCACGTGCAATCGCAATCGCCATCTTGCTGTCTGTGACAGTATCCATGGCTGCTGTAATAATAGGAATATTCAGAGTCAAATTATCAGCTAATTTTGTCTGCATGTTCACCTCATTTGGTAGAACATGGCTCTCTGCTGGAATGAGTAGGACATCATCAAAAGTAAAGCCTTTTTTCAAAAATTTAGATTCCCAATTTGACATGAAATATTCTCCTTTTATGCTGTTAATTAAATTTTATTTTTACTATCATATCATGCTAAAATATTTTGTCAACCGATATTTTAGCAAGAACCTCTTAAAATTAAAAATAAAAATTTTCTGTATTTTTACGAACTTTTCATTGCAATATCTCATTTAAAATCTGCTTTTTATAAAAGTTATTCCTTTACAAAAAGAAACAAGTTCCCAATAGAACTTGCTTCTTCACTAGTAATAAGCGTAATAATCTGACATATCATTGTCAATACAGCTTACTCTCATCTTATCCTAAAACGAATACCTATGATTATCTAAGCATCCTTTTATAAAGAAAGGACCTATCGTTTTGAAAAGAAAAATGGAGGTGTGTATTGACTTAGTTTTTCAAAACATTGTTGTGCCTTCTCATTATCTTCACAAATAATCAGACAAGTATCATCGCCACAAACGGTTGCCAGAATTTCCGGTAATAAAATAGAGTCCAAAATAGAACCAAAAGATTGTGCCAAACCCGGCAGTGTTTTTAAGACAACTTGATGTTGTACAGGAAACAACATCACAAGCGCATCTTCCATATAGAAGCGTAAACGTTTTTCCCAACGTTCTTGAGAAATACTATGAATTTCATAATAAGTTTCTGTTGATTCATGATTAATATCATTAATTTTAATGAGATTGAGTTCTTTCATATCACGTGATAGCGTAGCCTGAGTTACAGAAATACCATTTTTTTCAAGAAGCTCTCTTAACTCGT
The sequence above is drawn from the Streptococcus pluranimalium genome and encodes:
- the yfmF gene encoding EF-P 5-aminopentanol modification-associated protein YfmF; this translates as MEIVKGVNLHLIKNESLKTVQVKCRFSGYLDRKNVARRVLVAQMLETASKAYPTNRHLRKKLASLYGASLSTNVMTKGYTHCVDIDASVISDAYSFESHSLLEELLDVFKEILFNPLITTEQYQPSSFELEKQNVMAAIDTENEDLFYVADQELKRQFFGDDCQALSTLTTKELLEKENSFTTYQEFQRMLQHDQIDIFIVGDFDDYEVIKIFHQFPFKERHLDLTLLYKQDYTNVISEYLEQKESKQSILKIGYHLPFSYGDKEMASVAVYNALLGELPTSKLFVNVREKKGLAYAIGSHYDSFSQLFTIYAGIQKANKTLALRLILKQTKELRLGKMTKDEIEQAKIVLKNQLLAAQDYPKQSIELAYHRHYFNRDNSLDNLLTEIDNVSKESIIAVAKRMKLQAIYTLEGSA
- a CDS encoding arginine repressor; this encodes MNKKEARHQLIRSLITETKVHTQHELRELLEKNGISVTQATLSRDMKELNLIKINDINHESTETYYEIHSISQERWEKRLRFYMEDALVMLFPVQHQVVLKTLPGLAQSFGSILDSILLPEILATVCGDDTCLIICEDNEKAQQCFEKLSQYTPPFFFSKR
- a CDS encoding GRP family sugar transporter; protein product: MEGIIFALIPMFTWGLIGFTSNKIGGTANQQTLGLTIGALLFALVSWIVVRPEMTWALWIFGIIGGLLWSVGQNGQFHAMKYMGVSVAQPLSSGSQLLLGSLVGALVFHEWTKAIQFVLGLSALVILLVGFYFSSRQDKSESIEGLAERDFPKGFRALTYSTLGYVSYAVLFNNIMKFDALSVLLPMAVGMFLGALFFMRGNVAFEPVVLKNSVVGLLWGTGNIFMLLAAAQAGLAIAFSFSQLGTVISIAASILFLGEKKTKKELQWIFIGTVLFVIGAVLLGIVKSY
- the yfmH gene encoding EF-P 5-aminopentanol modification-associated protein YfmH; its protein translation is MQRNNREYPELKLFVQRVKLDCGLQLVLIPRPNFNEKQVMIATNFGSTASSIKLADGQVDYPFGVAHFLEHKIFEMSDGKDALEDFTALGAEANAFTTYQQTVYYFSTVNEIKEGIKQLITLVRERHMTHESVDEERPIIQNEILMYEDDSDYQMNKALLANLYPNTALSEDIAGNEQTVEQICLSDLTSAHDYFYQLNQLTMVIVGKIEVDDVVNDIDGFVNKDVNERSVAVMPLQIHPIVTSSRLSMDVTQPKLGLGFRVVNELEGITYHCYKLGLRLFLSMLLGWTSETYQDWYDNGLIDYSFDFHLEVTSQFKFVTITFDTDQPIAMTRKVKKLFQTFATNADFSEEHLILLKKEMYGDFIKSLDSIDQLANQMTLALADGTDYLETGELIRKISLEDIHKIANHFVSHMEATTVTIFPK
- the yaaA gene encoding S4 domain-containing protein YaaA is translated as MDYKLFDDYITLQALLKETGIIQSGGAIKGYLADNTVLFNGQDEKRRGKKLRRGDKVELLSQGITITLIQPNEEEFKQHQLDLEEKNRVAELVKKMNKNNKKQVKKANTTSKTARQTKKPVRFPGM
- the recF gene encoding DNA replication/repair protein RecF (All proteins in this family for which functions are known are DNA-binding proteins that assist the filamentation of RecA onto DNA for the initiation of recombination or recombinational repair.), which codes for MWIESITLNHYRNYQDISAHFSQNLNVFIGRNAQGKTNFLEAIYFLSLTRSHRTRSDKELIAFNQDNLHLSGIVHKQNGKVPLEIHLSDKGRITKVNHLKQNRLSDYIGNLTVVLFAPEDLQLIKGSPSLRRKFLDIDLGQIKTIYLSDLSQYNHVLKQRNAYLKNTEKVDTTFLSVLDEQLADFGSRVMIHRHQFIKDLEIEAAKHHATISEDTEVLKITYDSSVKFTDLSTLRQDFLQQLTNQHRRDIFKKNTGIGPHRDDMSFFINDMNASFGSQGQHRSLILSLKMAEIELIKQSTGDYPILLLDDVMSELDNHRQAKLLEAVLKENVQTFITTTSLDHLKQVPENMTVFTINQGTIKSGS
- the guaB gene encoding IMP dehydrogenase, whose protein sequence is MSNWESKFLKKGFTFDDVLLIPAESHVLPNEVNMQTKLADNLTLNIPIITAAMDTVTDSKMAIAIARAGGLGVVHKNMSVQAQAEEVRKVKRSENGVIIDPFFLTPNQKVHEAEDLMQRYRISGVPIVDSMDNRKLVGIITNRDMRFISDYNSFISEHMTSENLITAEVGTDLATAERILHKHRIEKLPLVDEQGRLSGLITIKDIEKVIEFPNAAKDEFGRLLVAGAVGVTSDTFERAEALFEAGADAIVIDTAHGHSAGVLRKIAEIRAHFPTKTLIAGNIATAEGARALYDAGVDVVKVGIGPGSICTTRVVAGVGVPQITAIYDAASVAREYGKTIIADGGIKYSGDIVKALAAGGNAVMLGSMFAGTDEAPGETEIFQGRKYKSYRGMGSIAAMKKGSSDRYFQGAVNEANKLVPEGIEGRVAYKGSAADIVFQMLGGIRSGMGYVGAANLQELRENAQFVEMSGAGLKESHPHDVQITNEAPNYSVH